The stretch of DNA ttttttttaattgtcgtaCTGATACATATTATCAAATCAAAACATAAAAGCCACTGCATTATTTTCACCTCAAATGATCTTAATTCCATTTTATGGCTACATTATTTCGTCAAACCCCTTTGCAAATGCACTCAAAATAATTCAACATTCCTTGTAAATTTGTTTGCACAGTTTAGAAACGTTCCATATTTTAAACAACACTTAATATAAATGGTCACCTTTTTTAAAGTCTGTATATGACAATTGATTAATTTTGAGTGCAATTGTATGGCACTAAGGCAGACAAAGAAAGCCAGTCTGCATGAGGCCACTGCAAACTACAATCTATGGATgtgaaaatttcatatcacgcttaatgtgaccaaaattatcatggtTGTAGTTgagtgtgctcaaaaagtacttatacactctGAAAtctttgaattgtttttttttaaataaatattaaacaacACACACtctacttttcttggtagaacaaatattaaatattgttctaaaaacgatattgtttttatttgagtttttaaatatgtttatctcctTTTGTTTTAGTTTGTGAAGGTTTTAGAATCTTCTTAATGGTAAAAGCAGAACAAGGGTTGTTGCACGTCTGGTTTGTTACATCACgtgggttcacttcctgttgtagacacGCCCTTTTTTAGTTTGAAGTAATCCAtccattagtttgttcgattactcGAATAATCtggtaaaacacattttatagtctcaatgcgtattttagggaaaaaaatgcacttcaTCAACATTGAAGTTGCACCTTTAGCATGTGTGCACTAatgaagaaacaaacaaaaattgaTTAGTCGAAGCAACATAATATAAGTTGTAGCTTTTGTCTAATcgctttaatgaatttattaattgATTCAtcattgcagccctaatttaatgTTCACAAGTGAATAGCTTACTTGCTCTGACACCATTGTGTTTATACAAGGCTAGATTGGGAAAGGACGTCATGttggcatttaagctagctagtgattagcacactAGCCACTTTGCCAGGAAATAGACATAATTACTATGAGTATCAAAGTGCGGTAATCAATCAAGGTTTTAcaataattaacattttaaaCGTAACACTAACCATTGTGAATTTTACAGCGGTTTATCATTAATAGCAATACACAATTATAAATATATTGTCCATATATCATTTGATCTTTGTTTCTGTAGCCTCTTGTATTGGCTCCTTTTTAGTGTGAAGGTGTGCAGTATCAAATTAAGTGTTTTGAAGTGTCTCTCGAAAATGCACACACAGTTAAGAGCCCAATAAGTTTATTTTGTTTCATTGTAATCAAATAATAATTGAGATTTGAACAAAAATAaattctacaaaataaaaaatgaagtTTTGAGGCCCATTGTATGTTTCAGTACAATGAACATCCCCTCTTAAAAATAAACACGGAAATATACACAAGCTGGTGTGcatatttttgtataattttacCTGCAGACAATGTAAACCAGCTGAAAAGGTTGGATACATGCGACACTATCAATCAAGAGCGGGGGGTAAAACACACCCCACTCAATAGGTTGAAAATCCCTGAGGAAGTGTGCCGCTAATATTTATTCACTGATAATAACTCCTTTCCTTGTGGGAGCCAGGTGGCATCTGGCAACAAATATCCCGCTCTCATTCAAAGCCTGCAAATCACATTACTTGGTCTGCACTTTGGCTATGGTCAGCACGCCAGCCTACActttaattacaattttttttttttgcgtcctTAGTATCATGAAGCTTTGCCAAAAATAGTTCTGTGGACGCATGCCATTAATAATTAGCCGAGCCAACACCAAGGCATCagttaaagaaaacaacaaatatGGCAGAGATGAGACACTGTCATTGTTGGCTGTGTGTTGATTTTCATGGTCTCTTTTTAAATTGATAAAAAGTGACAGAAGTCTGAAAATCCAAGTAAATAAAACACTGACAGGTGATGTTGATTGttagcgtgcgtgcgtgcgtgtgtgtgtgtgtgtgcgcgtgttgccCCTAGCCCTGTATAGTCACTTGCATttcaaaaaacacttttttttcccaaagaaTAGTCAGACTAATCGTCAATGTGATGATGCTTTGATGCTATCAATAGCTTTTTAAACAATGGTGTAAAATATCGGCTTTACATGGATATGGAGTGGTGTAATTTGATATAAGCTTCTTTATTTTAGGTAAAAGGAAAAAATGGCCTTAGAGGTGTTTTACTTCAATGCTGTGATTGTAGAGCAACACCACCTACACTGTCACACTGTATTTCCACCTACACGTATTACTGTGAGTGGGGATATTCATGGCTTACTGTTCTTATCTGTTGCGTATAAATACTTTGTGTGTACAGTATTGAGGTTGGTTTAACAGCTGCATCCTACGACTTCTGCTCCATACTATTTAGCTACAACCGCCGCATTATTTTGACTGACTGATCTTGTTTACTGTCTGTTGCATTGCACAGGTTCCCAGGGAGCTTTTTGAGTTGGACAAGGGTCCTACAGCAGCAGAAGGCATGAAGCAACATTGTGGCTGATCCATGACACTAAACTCCACTCGCCCTCTGCTCTCATCAAACCGGACAATCAATCACTGTCTCAATCCCATCGCCACAAAGCTGCACAATGGCCAGCAAGAGGAAATCCACTGTGCCCTGCATGATACCATCCAAATCCAAACATGTGCGCGAGGAAATCATACTGGGCTCGCTGCCAGAACTCCTACCAACAATCCCAGAAGACGGCATACTCAGCATCTCTGGAGTAGAGTCTGGCCATGTCTTTCACAGCTTATCCAAATCTGAATGTGGTAGCGAGGTGCAAAAAGGAGGTACATATAGCTGTCCACCATGCTTTTTTGAGTCCAGAGATTTAAACTATTTTTTGGATCACATGCACAACTGCCACTTAGACTTCAGGGCTCAGCCCACCTTCTACTGCCTGAACTGTGGGGTCTCGGTTGTTCGCTTTGAGGCTCTGGCTCTGCATAATGCTAACACTCATCCTAAGATCATGGAGGGATTGATGACCGCCTCCCTAAGTGTCAACAAGAGGGATGGGGTCACAACGGTGGAGCAAAGCCTCTTTACGGACAATGAAGACGACTACAGAGAATCTGGAATCTCCCTCAGCAAAACCCCTATTGCAAAGATGATGAAAGCCAAGGGAGAGCACAAAAAGATTGTAGTATCTCACACCGTGGAAGTATTGAAGAAAGCCAACGGGATTGATGTGGACCCCAACATGCTGACAAATGTGCCTGAACTCCAAAACGGGGCTCTCAGTATTCCTGGTGCCCAAGCTATGCCGAGATCAACTGTTAGTCACATGATTGCGACAACAGTATCCAACCCAGTTTTTCACCAGCACACTCCCTCCCTGTACTCTTCCCCTTCCTCCGATTCCAATAAAGACTTTCCAAAGGTGATGATCCCTCTTAGCAGCATCCCCACCTACAATGCCGCCATGGATACCAGCAGCTTTCTTAAGACatcctttggcaagtttccctACCCGACCAAAGCTGAGCTCTGCTACCTGACGGTGGTGTCAGAGTTCCCTGAAGAGCAAATCAAACTGTGGTTTACCGCCCAAAGACTCAAGCAGGGCATAAGCTGGTCTCCGGAAGAAATAGAAGAGGCCCGGCGGAAGATGTTTAACACCGTGTTCCAGGGTGGAGCACCGCAAAAGCAACCTGCCCCCCAGCGTCATGTCAATCACTTTGTTACTCACCACACGATCACAGCTTCTCCAGGTTCAAAAGGACCAAACTTTAACATGGCCAAAGTCCCTTATGGCGGCATAAGAAACAAACCTGTCATAGCCAAGCAGGCCAATATGTCGACTAATCCTCACGTCACAAGGGTCTCGTACTCTACTCCGATTCTCCCTCAGAAGGTCCCATCTGTACTCCGAACAACACAGCTACTGACCAGGAGTATTCAAGCCCCTGCAGATCCTGACAAGAGCAACGGCGTGGATGTGGCGGCAGCTGTAAATAATCGCAGCAGCAGTAGCAGCAGCACTTGCAGCAGTAGCAGCAGCATCACCAGCTATTCCAGCAGCAGTAACGGTGGCGAGAATGTCAGATGGAAAACGGTGCATAGCGGAATCCCGACCAACGGCGTCAACAGCTTTGCTGCCTTCTGCGCCGACATTAGCAATAACGATTTGCACTGTGTTGCCACCGCCAACGACAAACACAACAATTTACAGAGGGGACCGGAGAACAGCCACCCCGTCACAAATAACACCAGCAATGTAAATGTCTCCTACAACAATCATAACAGTGTCACTCCTCAAGAGCAGGCTGAAACCTTGGGGAAGGATCAGCAGCGCAACATTCACAATAGCAGCAGTATTACCGTAGAACATCCCGCCTTGAAAGACAGTGTTCCCCGCCTGAACCACGCCAGCACTTCCCCCACTCAAAGCACCAGCACCACCGTCATCACAAAAACGAGTTTATCAGTGATGGATGAGGGCAAACGCAACAAGGAGTTTAGCATAAAAGGCATGTCAATCTTGCAGCAACTCATCAAGGAAGACGACCTTTTTACCGGAGACAGAAGCTGCTCGGAGCTGAAAATTGAACCCATCAAGATCAACTTCAAGAGGCTGAAAATGAATGAAAGTGAGAGCACATCTGAGATTGCACATCAAGAACACAAATCAGAGATAGCCGAAGGGTCCTTCTCACCCCCCTGGGCCAACAAGAGCCCCCAGCAGCTGCGCATCCTCCGCCAGACTTTCTCCGGCACACGCTGGCCCAACAGTCAGCAATACGAGGAGTTAAGCGTCCAGACGGGCCTTCCCAAGTCCGAGGTGGTGCGCTGGTTCAGTGACAGCCGGCACAGCCACAAGAACGGACAGCTAAAGTGGCTGGAGACCTACCTGCGACCCCCAGTGCAGGCAGAGGAAGCCAAAGGTCAAGGAGACGCCGAAGCCAATACACCGGCTGCCAAAAAGAAACTTCTTGAGCAAGACGTGAGCAAAGCCCTCGAAGGAGACACAGGACTAAACACTGGCCAGCGGGTTCTGTGGCAGAGTTCAAACTCACCGCTGCGGGGTCTGATGGGGTCGGAGGGGAGCATCGAGCTAATCAAAGCTGAGACTGCCGCACAGCCGGGAGTCTTTAAGGACCCCTGGCCAGCGAGAGTACAGGACCACCACCAGCAGCTACCTGCCAGTCAGCCACTCATCGAACAACCCAATGATGCCAATAAGACCAGGTGACTAGAACACTTTCATTTCttccataacattttttttacgtGTATGTGGTGAGCAAGTGCACTTCACAACCAGGTGCTTCTACATGTGTTTGAATttgaaagggaactgcactttttttggaattttcgttcacaatcattttgagagacataacaatggatgttttttttttaatgcattataagtattaaataaatgcgatcgaaAGTCTGCTTACAAAGGAGCTTATGAGAGccgctcaattctgcctataaagcccttaagaaACATCCAAATACATCCATTAAGTTTttatatacatggtgtaagtatatatgtaatgtagtaacgggcacatttataataacatgtaatatttacgtattttgatcattttaagcatacgtggcgcattaatttcaagaacatcatgtttgctttttttcttcatcactgattactactcgctgcagacttcatgagagccaacaaacataataaaacctcacttactgtacaatgtttgctgtcattaggatgccaactgctcaGATGTTcatatattatcatttatataaagaATGTCTCtgaatcctcgcgaagaaacgggatgtgagggcgggggggggggggggacaaagcATCTTTTCGtttcgttctcgccatttccggatcCTAAATGGCTGTCTAAGTGAACCAACTTGTTTGAGTacgtcctcagccatctactttccaggtgagatgcatgatttatgatttacaaTACATTTCCACGGAGCAAGTAAGCGAGCAAACACCTCACCAATCGATCATGTCGAAATTGTACACAAGCTTGttatcacagcgccgctataaatagtttgtctgcgttagtgattataataacaatatcactaatacttggttaatattgaagtcacgaaatgtaactGGAgggtttttttgtggtttttggatggttatttattggattttataggcattaaaaaatacatccgtcatgtctatcataataattgtgaacgataggcaacattcaaaaaaaagtgcagctcccctttaagtTCATTGCATTTGTCTTTACTCTGGTACTCACAGTTATCTTAGGTCAGGGTGTCTTAAGTTTTTCTATCGAGGGCCccatactgaaaaatcaaaacacaAGGTGGCCATATTGTAGGGATGTACCAGTCCGAAATgacacggtacgatattatcacgttATTAAGGCCACgatacgatattattgtggtatgtgTCCAAAACCCTCCAAAATGTTATAGTGTGTAAAAAGAAGTGGCGGAAATGTTTAGGATGAACTCACTTActataattgaacacaaacataatgctcaaaggtcctaatcatatttattactaaacatttatttttaagtaCAAATAATAGTGCAGGcacatccactgtttcaagcaaatatataaaaaactaGCTGAGTGTGttcaaagtgacaatgtaaacatccagtgtagcaagcggtagcaaatggaggaTGGATTTAGGATTTATCAAATAGCTTTTCAGTTTACACGTACTTCCTGCGGtgttgagttttgttttttttgtgatttctcTCTGTGCGGTGTGCCATGCCTGGCTGGCTCTGTGTCGCCCTGGAAGTGGTGCGCTTTGCTTTGCAGAacacagactttcttacctccgccaaagaggttatgttttcgccagggttggtttgtgtgtttgttagcaacataactcaacagTTGTGGacggattttgatgacattttcagtaaatgtccaaaaaaaaaaaaaaagttcctcttATCTACTACGAgtacgaacacacttcacttcctgcttctcTTCTAGACCCGGCCAAAGCTAAATCGCCAGAATAAAACTATACCcaccaagttttcgtttgatacGGTCTCACATCACGGAGATAtcgtgaagactttgaaaccgcaATATCGCGGTATCAACAATACCGTTACATTCCTAACACCCAGTAAACTTAACCATTCGAAAAATGAAGTGTATGATTTGATCACTAAGAACACTCTCCTTAAATGATATTTATCGTTTTtactagggatgtgccgatcgatcggcCACCGATTAGTAGAGGCTGTTTCGCGTGAAAAAGTATGTGCtggccattgccgattaatgccttttaatgctgaTCCCCTCTGACTGACACTCTATTTATTTTCAGTTTCCccgctgacaagcggctagcagccaATTGTGTGTCTCCATAAACAGTGTGGAGCTGCTTCCCTAAGTTACCgtgttttctggactatagagggcaccggtatataagccacacccactaaatttcagaagaaaataatatttttccatatattacccGCACCGCAGACATATATGTGaaatgaaatgtgttatttactcagaattattttgtaaatgtttatttacaacccttgattgtttccaaactgtgacTGTAACACAGCaataaaacggcggatcaaacaaaacagacgccgtcgtcatggacccactagctgaacAAAAAagtccattgtaagttaataatatgaacacagacactcgtaaacatgttagcatattagctaatgctaacaacgctagcttcattatattacgatagcatgtacaaatatgcatgaaaacactcctacagacatcacacggtttagtaagtaagaattgttttcgttatatagtaaaacttacaaacgttgcttggagtgatgaatgaagaatctatacAAGTGGAAACGCTATGGACTTGTACATCCTCTAAACGGAAGAAAATAACTGCAGACATTCACCCGGGAGCACACTCGTCCAAaacatggcgccatagcacaaataataccataccatttcagtgtctttgcatgtgttttataaAAACTATTTACATTAGGGCTGTCAGTGAAGTGACATCCATAaactagccgcaccgttttataagccgcatggtgcaaagcgtaggaaaataaAAATTAGCCTTTGTTGTAGCAAATGAACTGCATGTCTTAGTATCTTAAGTTTCATTATCAAGTAGTGGCGAACAGGGCTTTACATTTTACACAccaagagcaagccaggagcaggcatgctaaaagCTAACCACTTAGCTAGCTTTAAATAATATCAAGAAATAAGTACTTAGTAAAGTTcaggaagtgtagatagaactatgttacagcagaaagtaagcagttattaacaggaaattaacaagtagattattaggatttagagagaggataatataacaactgttggtgtgtcagcagtgtcacagtcagtacatgaCATGCAAGAGGATGATGAgagccataaattggtggtgtatgATCGAAATTAGAGCGATCTGACCAATATTTCTATtttcttaaaatccttttttttgtttttgttaatgtttgtaAACTCATAGAATAATTTCCTGGACACAGGAGCACTTTGTGAacaaaaaccaaatgatttaaaagagaataaggaagtagGTTAAATAGTATGTTTGAATGTTGTTAAACTATCAATAGCacttaacaaaaataaattttaaaatgtaCAGGTAATACATGTGATTGCTATCAgacaatctcactcatggatgagaAAGACtcggaattggcagcataaaGCCTTGATCTGACCATCCCGAATCTTTTAATTTTCTTCGCTTTTTTTTACAATCTTCCTCACTTATGACTTAaataccataacaatgtgactttattcctgtaatattatgtAACTATTCTTCAAAATAATATTTCAAGAATTgcaattatatttttttcttgggTTGTTTTGACTTTTAATAGTTGGGTATTACACATCTCA from Entelurus aequoreus isolate RoL-2023_Sb linkage group LG01, RoL_Eaeq_v1.1, whole genome shotgun sequence encodes:
- the zhx3a gene encoding zinc fingers and homeoboxes protein 3 isoform X1 yields the protein MASKRKSTVPCMIPSKSKHVREEIILGSLPELLPTIPEDGILSISGVESGHVFHSLSKSECGSEVQKGGTYSCPPCFFESRDLNYFLDHMHNCHLDFRAQPTFYCLNCGVSVVRFEALALHNANTHPKIMEGLMTASLSVNKRDGVTTVEQSLFTDNEDDYRESGISLSKTPIAKMMKAKGEHKKIVVSHTVEVLKKANGIDVDPNMLTNVPELQNGALSIPGAQAMPRSTVSHMIATTVSNPVFHQHTPSLYSSPSSDSNKDFPKVMIPLSSIPTYNAAMDTSSFLKTSFGKFPYPTKAELCYLTVVSEFPEEQIKLWFTAQRLKQGISWSPEEIEEARRKMFNTVFQGGAPQKQPAPQRHVNHFVTHHTITASPGSKGPNFNMAKVPYGGIRNKPVIAKQANMSTNPHVTRVSYSTPILPQKVPSVLRTTQLLTRSIQAPADPDKSNGVDVAAAVNNRSSSSSSTCSSSSSITSYSSSSNGGENVRWKTVHSGIPTNGVNSFAAFCADISNNDLHCVATANDKHNNLQRGPENSHPVTNNTSNVNVSYNNHNSVTPQEQAETLGKDQQRNIHNSSSITVEHPALKDSVPRLNHASTSPTQSTSTTVITKTSLSVMDEGKRNKEFSIKGMSILQQLIKEDDLFTGDRSCSELKIEPIKINFKRLKMNESESTSEIAHQEHKSEIAEGSFSPPWANKSPQQLRILRQTFSGTRWPNSQQYEELSVQTGLPKSEVVRWFSDSRHSHKNGQLKWLETYLRPPVQAEEAKGQGDAEANTPAAKKKLLEQDVSKALEGDTGLNTGQRVLWQSSNSPLRGLMGSEGSIELIKAETAAQPGVFKDPWPARVQDHHQQLPASQPLIEQPNDANKTRDRLRMELLEV
- the zhx3a gene encoding zinc fingers and homeoboxes protein 3 isoform X2 yields the protein MASKRKSTVPCMIPSKSKHVREEIILGSLPELLPTIPEDGILSISGVESGHVFHSLSKSECGSEVQKGGTYSCPPCFFESRDLNYFLDHMHNCHLDFRAQPTFYCLNCGVSVVRFEALALHNANTHPKIMEGLMTASLSVNKRDGVTTVEQSLFTDNEDDYRESGISLSKTPIAKMMKAKGEHKKIVVSHTVEVLKKANGIDVDPNMLTNVPELQNGALSIPGAQAMPRSTVSHMIATTVSNPVFHQHTPSLYSSPSSDSNKDFPKVMIPLSSIPTYNAAMDTSSFLKTSFGKFPYPTKAELCYLTVVSEFPEEQIKLWFTAQRLKQGISWSPEEIEEARRKMFNTVFQGGAPQKQPAPQRHVNHFVTHHTITASPGSKGPNFNMAKVPYGGIRNKPVIAKQANMSTNPHVTRVSYSTPILPQKVPSVLRTTQLLTRSIQAPADPDKSNGVDVAAAVNNRSSSSSSTCSSSSSITSYSSSSNGGENVRWKTVHSGIPTNGVNSFAAFCADISNNDLHCVATANDKHNNLQRGPENSHPVTNNTSNVNVSYNNHNSVTPQEQAETLGKDQQRNIHNSSSITVEHPALKDSVPRLNHASTSPTQSTSTTVITKTSLSVMDEGKRNKEFSIKGMSILQQLIKEDDLFTGDRSCSELKIEPIKINFKRLKMNESESTSEIAHQEHKSEIAEGSFSPPWANKSPQQLRILRQTFSGTRWPNSQQYEELSVQTGLPKSEVVRWFSDSRHSHKNGQLKWLETYLRPPVQAEEAKGQGDAEANTPAAKKKLLEQDVSKALEGDTGLNTGQRVLWQSSNSPLRGLMGSEGSIELIKAETAAQPGVFKDPWPARVQDHHQQLPASQPLIEQPNDANKTR